A single genomic interval of Paracoccus contaminans harbors:
- the dapF gene encoding diaminopimelate epimerase, which translates to MERPSSDGLPFVKMHGAGNDFVIIDSRARDGRRVSPAQARAIGDRHRGVGFDQLAEIVPDDGADYRLIFWNADGSQAGACGNASRCVAALMLAEAGTGAVRFATARGILAARHEQGGVWVNMGAPQLAWDEVPLARAVDPGHLPLEGGPAAVGMGNPHCVFFVPDAEAVPLAERGPAVERDPLFPQRTNVEFASLTGPDRLRMRVWERGTGITLACGSGACAAAVAAYRRGLTGRRVTLDLDGGTLIVDWREDGVWMTGPVARVFDGVLRAEWLAAGHGA; encoded by the coding sequence ATGGAGCGTCCTTCGTCTGACGGCCTGCCCTTCGTCAAGATGCACGGGGCGGGCAATGATTTCGTCATCATTGATTCGCGCGCACGGGACGGGCGGCGCGTCTCGCCCGCGCAGGCGCGCGCCATCGGGGACCGGCACCGGGGGGTCGGCTTCGACCAGCTGGCCGAGATCGTCCCCGATGATGGGGCGGATTACCGCCTGATCTTCTGGAATGCGGATGGCAGCCAGGCGGGCGCATGCGGAAACGCCTCGCGCTGCGTGGCGGCGCTGATGCTGGCCGAGGCGGGCACCGGCGCGGTCCGCTTTGCCACGGCGCGGGGCATCCTTGCCGCCCGCCATGAGCAAGGCGGGGTCTGGGTGAACATGGGCGCGCCGCAGCTTGCTTGGGACGAGGTGCCGCTGGCCCGCGCGGTGGATCCGGGCCACCTGCCGCTGGAGGGTGGCCCCGCGGCGGTGGGCATGGGCAATCCGCATTGCGTGTTCTTCGTGCCCGATGCCGAGGCCGTTCCCCTGGCCGAACGCGGCCCGGCGGTCGAGCGCGATCCCTTGTTCCCCCAGCGCACGAATGTCGAATTTGCCAGCCTCACCGGCCCCGACCGGCTGCGGATGCGGGTGTGGGAACGGGGGACGGGCATCACGCTCGCCTGCGGATCGGGCGCCTGCGCGGCTGCGGTGGCGGCCTATCGCCGCGGGCTGACGGGCCGGCGCGTCACCCTTGATCTGGACGGCGGAACGCTGATCGTGGACTGGCGCGAGGACGGTGTGTGGATGACCGGCCCGGTCGCGCGGGTCTTTGACGGCGTGCTGCGCGCCGAATGGCTGGCCGCGGGGCACGGGGCATGA
- the mtaB gene encoding tRNA (N(6)-L-threonylcarbamoyladenosine(37)-C(2))-methylthiotransferase MtaB, whose translation MTAPAGSPRPLLLATLGCRLNAYESEAMAEMAAAAGLDGAVIVNTCAVTAEAVRKARQEIRRLARENPGAPIIVTGCAAQTEPETFAAMPEVARVVGNHEKMQPATWAGLAAPDYGTERVMVDDIMSVRETAGHLIDGFGRHRAYVQVQNGCDHRCTFCIIPYGRGNSRSVPAGVVVDQIRRLRDRGFNEVVLTGVDLTSWGADLPGAPRLGNLVRRILRMVPDLPRLRISSIDSIEADAELMEAIATEPRLMPHLHLSLQHGDDLILKRMKRRHLRDDAIGFCEQARQLRPDIVFGADIIAGFPTETEAMFQNALALVRDCGLSFLHVFPFSARKGTPAARMPQVRGEVIRERAARLRAAGDAALRAHLDAQVGRVHRVLTEGPRLGRTPQFTEIAFARDMPEGTLLTVSAQGHDGARLIAA comes from the coding sequence ATGACCGCGCCCGCAGGCTCCCCCCGCCCGCTGCTGCTGGCAACGCTCGGCTGCCGCCTGAATGCCTATGAATCCGAGGCGATGGCCGAGATGGCGGCGGCCGCGGGCCTTGACGGCGCGGTGATCGTGAACACCTGCGCCGTGACCGCCGAGGCGGTGCGCAAGGCGCGCCAGGAAATCCGCCGCCTTGCCCGCGAGAACCCCGGCGCGCCGATCATCGTCACCGGCTGCGCCGCGCAGACCGAACCTGAAACCTTCGCCGCCATGCCCGAGGTCGCCCGCGTCGTCGGCAACCATGAAAAGATGCAGCCCGCGACATGGGCCGGCCTTGCCGCCCCCGATTACGGGACCGAGCGGGTGATGGTCGACGACATCATGTCGGTGCGCGAAACCGCCGGCCACCTGATCGACGGCTTTGGCCGCCACCGCGCCTATGTGCAGGTCCAGAACGGCTGCGATCACCGCTGCACCTTCTGCATCATCCCCTATGGGCGCGGCAATTCGCGGTCTGTGCCCGCCGGCGTCGTGGTGGACCAGATCAGGCGCCTGCGGGACCGGGGCTTCAACGAGGTCGTGCTGACCGGCGTCGATCTGACCAGCTGGGGCGCCGATCTGCCCGGCGCGCCGCGGCTGGGCAACCTGGTGCGGCGCATCCTGCGGATGGTGCCCGACCTGCCGCGGCTGCGCATCAGCTCGATCGACAGCATCGAGGCGGATGCCGAGCTGATGGAGGCGATCGCCACCGAGCCGCGCCTGATGCCTCATCTGCACCTGTCGTTGCAGCATGGAGACGACCTGATCCTGAAACGGATGAAGCGGCGCCACCTGCGCGATGACGCGATCGGGTTTTGCGAACAGGCCCGGCAGCTGCGCCCCGACATCGTCTTCGGCGCCGACATCATCGCGGGCTTTCCCACCGAAACCGAGGCGATGTTCCAGAACGCGCTGGCGCTGGTGAGGGATTGCGGGCTGAGCTTCCTGCACGTCTTTCCCTTCAGCGCCCGCAAGGGCACGCCCGCGGCGCGGATGCCGCAGGTCCGCGGCGAGGTGATCCGCGAACGCGCCGCCCGCCTGCGTGCCGCGGGCGATGCGGCGCTGCGCGCGCATCTGGATGCGCAGGTCGGCCGGGTGCACCGCGTCCTGACCGAAGGCCCGCGCCTGGGGCGCACCCCCCAGTTCACCGAGATCGCCTTTGCCCGCGACATGCCCGAAGGCACCCTGCTGACCGTGTCGGCGCAGGGCCATGATGGCGCGCGGCTGATCGCCGCCTGA
- a CDS encoding HlyD family secretion protein has product MSDDLPMPATEAAKPSGHAASAAVTAAPAPRRAGRRRALMLALPVALAAAAGWYVLNGGRYEETDNASLHQARLLVAPDVGGRVTESRVHEGGRVAKGDVMFVVDREPLAIALAQADAAVASARLQVTGLRAAWRLASSKLDTAREDLAYRESEAQRQDQLTRRGVGTQSARDETNHALQTARQSVTAAEAEVQNAAAALGGQPEGAVDDHPLVRQAQAARDDAALRLARTGMRAPADGIVTQASSFRPGQFVAAGTPVFSLMVTGQSWIEANFKETQLASIAPGQPATVAFDAFPGREYTARVDTIAPGTGAEFSLLPAQNATGNWVKVTQRVPVRLLLSDGQDIADLRSGLSATVTVDTRRQTRLQALEGRLGALAGQDAVH; this is encoded by the coding sequence ATGAGTGACGATCTGCCGATGCCCGCCACCGAGGCGGCGAAACCATCGGGCCATGCAGCGAGCGCTGCAGTCACCGCAGCGCCCGCGCCGCGCCGCGCGGGCCGGCGGCGCGCCCTGATGCTGGCGCTGCCCGTGGCGCTTGCCGCGGCGGCCGGCTGGTATGTGCTGAACGGCGGGCGTTACGAGGAAACCGACAACGCCAGCCTGCATCAGGCGCGGCTGCTGGTCGCGCCCGATGTGGGGGGCCGCGTCACCGAAAGCCGCGTGCACGAGGGCGGGCGCGTCGCCAAGGGCGATGTGATGTTCGTCGTTGACCGTGAGCCGCTGGCGATCGCGCTGGCGCAGGCCGATGCTGCGGTCGCTTCGGCCCGGCTGCAGGTCACGGGTCTGCGGGCCGCCTGGCGGCTGGCGTCAAGCAAGCTGGACACCGCGCGCGAGGATCTCGCCTACCGGGAAAGCGAGGCGCAGCGGCAGGACCAGCTGACCCGCCGCGGGGTCGGAACCCAGTCGGCGCGCGACGAGACGAACCACGCCCTGCAAACCGCGCGCCAATCCGTCACGGCGGCCGAGGCCGAGGTTCAGAACGCCGCCGCGGCGCTGGGCGGGCAGCCCGAGGGGGCGGTGGACGACCATCCGCTCGTGCGCCAGGCCCAGGCCGCGCGCGACGATGCGGCCCTCAGGCTGGCCCGCACCGGGATGCGCGCCCCCGCCGACGGCATCGTCACGCAGGCATCCTCGTTCCGGCCCGGCCAGTTCGTGGCCGCCGGCACCCCGGTCTTTTCGCTGATGGTGACAGGCCAGAGCTGGATCGAGGCGAACTTCAAGGAAACCCAGCTGGCCAGCATCGCCCCCGGCCAGCCCGCCACGGTTGCGTTCGATGCCTTTCCGGGGCGCGAATACACCGCCCGCGTCGACACGATCGCCCCCGGCACGGGGGCCGAATTCTCGTTGCTGCCGGCGCAGAATGCGACGGGCAACTGGGTCAAGGTCACCCAGCGTGTGCCGGTGCGGCTGCTGCTGTCGGACGGACAGGACATCGCCGACCTGCGATCGGGGCTGAGCGCGACGGTCACGGTGGACACGCGCCGTCAGACGCGCCTGCAAGCCCTGGAAGGCCGGCTGGGCGCGCTGGCCGGGCAGGACGCGGTGCATTGA